From the Anaeromyxobacter dehalogenans 2CP-1 genome, the window ACAGGTGGGCGTGCTCGTGGCGCGGGTGGACCACGAAGGTCTCGCCCTCGAGGTCGCGCAGGCGCAGCGCACGGCGCCGCGCGAGCCGGTGCGTGGCCGGCAGCAGCACGCCGATAGCGTCCTCGGCGACCACCCAGCGCTCGAGGCCCGGCGCCTCCTCGTCGGCCATCTCCGCGCAGACCGCGTCGAGACGACCGAGCTGCAGGTCGCGGAGCAGGCGGTCCGGGACGTTCGAGGTGAGCTCGACCCCGCGGCCCTCGCCTTGCGCCTCGAAGCGCGCGATCCGCTCCGGCACCCAGGTCGCGAAGCCCGCGGTCGACAGCCCGATCCGCAGCGGCTGCCCGGAGCGTCGCCCGCGCTCGCGCACCCGGGACTCCAGCGCCTCCGCGCGCTCCAGGACCGCCGGCCCCTCGCGGAAGAGGAGCGCGCCCGCCGCCGTGAGCGAGACGGACCGCGTGCTGCGGTCCAGGAGGCGCACGCGGAGGTCGCGCTCGAGCCCCGCGATGAGGCGGCTCAGCGGCGGCTGGCTCATGTGCAGCCGCTCCGCGGCGCGGCGGAAGCTCAGCTCCGCGGCAACCACCAGGAACGCGCGCAGCTCGCGGAGGTCCATGCCGTGGGTGATACCGGCCAGGTATCAATCGGGCAACGCGAATCGCAAAGCACCGACGGCTGCCGCCCGGGCATGACTGCGTCGCACCGCGCCGGCCCCGTCGGCCGCGCCGGAACGGAGGAGGAGATCCCATGCCGCTGCCAGTCGAAGCCCTGTGGACCTGCGCCGTCCTCGCCATGGTCGTGAGCGGGACGTCGTTCACCATCACCGGAACCGAGGTCTTCGAGCCGATGCGGAGGTTCCTCTCCGCGCGGAGCGAGTGGCTCGGCCACCTGACCGCGTGCTTCTACTGCACCAGCCACTGGGTCACGTTCCTGCTCGTCGCGCTGTGCCGCCCCGTGCTCGTCTCGACCGGCTTCCTGATCGTGGACCTCGCCATCAGCGCGTTCTTCGTGGTCCAGCTCGCCGCGTACCTCACCGGCCTGCTGTTCAAGTCGTACTCGGTGATCATCCCGGTGAAGGCCGCCATGCAGCAGGCGATGGAGGCCGCGAGGGCGGCGCATCGCGCGCCGCGGACGGGCACGGTGGGTGCCGCCTCCGACGCCGACGTGCCGGGTGCGCAGGAAGCGGGGTGAGGCCGGCCGGACCGCGATCGGGCCGACCGAACGCCGGGAGCCGTTCCCCTGGGCGCTGCGGTCGGCCTGTCATCGGCGCTTCCTGTGCGGAACTACGCAGAATCTCGACGGGTCAACGGGCAGCGACCAGGACGAAGAGCGACCCGCACGCGAGATGGTACGCGACCACCCCGAGCGAGAGCAGGAGTGTGGCTCGAGCACGGGCCGACCAGCTCATGCGCGCTGCGCCGGACCACCCAGCCACGCCGAACGCCACGGCGGGCAGGCCCCACACGACGAGGAGGAACCCGAGCGTCCACCGCCAGGAGAGGCCGCAGTGATCCAACTCGTAGCAGCCGGCCGGGCTCTGGCCCAACCGACGACCCAGGTCGCCTGCGCCGAGCCACCTCGCGGAGAGTGATGCGACGACCAGTCCGATCGCCGCGGAGATGGCCGCGAGCAAGGCTCGACTCGCAACATCCGGAAGGCGCTGACGACGGGCAGCATCGGTGCGGCGGGGCACGGGGCAACCGTACCGGCGATGGACGCGCCCCAGCGTGACCCGGGTCAAGACGGGTTTCGCGGATGGTAAAGCACGATCGCCCGGGGGCGCTTCGCGGCACGGGGACACTGGGGCACCTGGCGCGCGCACGATTTCGAGCGCGTCCTCGGGGACCTGGTGCCGGAGTCAGTCGGGACCTGGGGACCTGGTGCCGGAGTCAGTCGGACCTGGTGCCGGAGTCAGTCGCGGACCTGGTGCCGGAGTCAGTCGGCAAGAATCGGCAGTTCGGACGGGACCTGGTGCCGGAGTCAGTCGGCAAGAATCGGCAGTTCGGACGCGCCGCGGACCTCGGTCCGTTCTGCGGCCGCGCCTCACGGTGCGACTCCCACGAACATCCCGTCAGGTCGTTGGCACCCGAGTTGCGTAGCGCCCGGGGATGGCCCGCATTCCGCGCTTCGCGCTGGTGGAGCGCGACTCGAGCAATCACTGCACCTGGCGCGCGCACGATTTCGAGCGCGTCCTCGAGGAGGCCGGCGCGACGGACAAGTTCCTCGAGCTGCTCGGTCGGTACAAGGAGAAGTACGGGATCGAGATCAACTCGTACTGCCTGATGGGCACGCACCCGCACGTCACGTGCACGACGAGGCGCGACCAGGAGCAGTTCAGCCGCTTCTGGCAGGTGGTGAACGGGCAGTTCGCGCGCTGGTACAACAGGCGACGCGACCGGCGCGGCCAGGTGGTCATGGAGCGGATGCGTTCGCCGCGGATCCAGGCCGAGGGCGCGCATCAGCTGACCGTGATGCGGTATGGCGACCTCAACCCGGTCCGCGCCGGGCTGGTGAGGAGTCCGAAGGACTGGAAGTGGTCGAGCTACCGGCACTACGCCTTCGGTGAGCCGGATCCGCTCATCGATGACGCGCCGGAGTACCTCGCGCTCGGAAAGACCGGGCCTCAACGCCGGAAGGCCTACCAGGCGCTGTTCGCGCTGCCGCTCTCGGAGTCGCTGCGCACGAGGCGGATCGACCTGGTCGAGTATCCGTTCGTCGGCGACGCCCACTGGGTGATGCATCGGCTGGACGTGGCCGGGCTGTCGCCTCCGGATTGATCGGCGCTCGTCCGCTCAGCGATGCAGAACTCTGCCTGCTCCAGAATGGCTTGGAGCGGGGCGTGAGCATTCCATGAATCGCGTCCTTGGCCGGACGAAGGCGGCCGTGCGTCCTTTCGCGACCGGGTGATGCTGGTGATCGGACGCGGCTCTCGGGCCAGCAGCATTCACTTCTGGCGTCGGCGGCGGCCGTTGCGAGTGAACACCCGCGGCAGCGGTTTCAAGCTGCTGATCCGCCCCGGGTTTTGCTCCGGCACCGTGACCCGGCACCGTGACCCCGAGTACCGGCGGCTGTTCGGCGCGCCGCCGTCGTCGGATTCGTTCCTGGCTCCGACCGAGCGTTCGTAGGAGCTGGCGGCCCGAGGGCCGTCGGGGAGGGCTCGATGGGCTACGGCCGATACACGGACTTCCCCTCGGTGCACGGGCGCAGCCAGAGGACGAACGGCTCGCGCTCCTTCGGGATCATGTCCGCCCCATACGTGATCGAGCAGCGGTCGCCAAGGCGCGCCCGGAAGTGGAACGCACGCAGCCAGCGCGCGCAGCCGTCCGAACTGCCGACGACCAGCGTAGTGGCGACCTGCTGGCCGAACGTGGCCTCCCGCCGGCAGACGTCGATCCGCAGGCTGAAATGGCCGCTCTCGTCGATGGTCGCCTTGGGCGTGTATGCAGGATCGTCCGTCCAAGTCTCAATTACGGCGCGGGGCTCGGCGCGAAAGCTGACAAAATCCCGGATTTCGCCTTCGACCAGCAGTGCGTGCGGGGGCTCCTCCTCCGGCGCGTACACGTCGAGGCCGTTGGCGTCCTTTCCAATGGGCCGGTTCACAAAAAGCCCGCAACCGCACAGGGTGGCCAGGAGAACAGAGATCGGAGCGCGGCGCATGCGTAGCCGTGCTGCAAGGGGGGTGCCTCGAAGACTCGGCCTGTTCCCGCAGTAGCTTGGTCGGGGTGGTGCCGGCGGTTCACAGTAACGTGCGTTGAGGGCACGCCACCCGCTGGCCTGAGTAGTAACCGGCGTACCCAGGCTCCTCCCGAAGTTCCCCTTCGACCGGAACAGGCTCTGGGACGTGATGTACTGACGTCATGATCCGAGCGGGGCCGCGGTCTTGGTAGCCGGAAGTCTGCACGTCGGGCCCATCCTCAGCTCGAACGGAGCTTCGACGGGGGCTGCACCGCTGGCGCCCGCGAGTGCGCTTGCGGCCCGGACGCACCCACTCACCGTCCTCGTCGTCCTCGTCGTCTGGGACAGCGGCGGGCGCTGGCGCAGCTCCGGTTTCGGCTGCCGACGGGGAACGAAATGGGCGTCGCGCCGGCGTCGGGCGCACCCACGGGCGGGGAGGCCCGGTGGGCTGGAGCCCATGCGCCCATACCCTCAGTGGATGGGCCGATGGGCGCTTGCTCGCTCAGGCCGCCGCTGCTAGTAGGCGACGATGGTCAGCGTCGCGGCGGTGCTGTCGCCGAAGAGGAGCGCCTCCTGAGGGCGCTCCACGACGACTCGCCATGAGCCGGCTGGCAGGAGGTCGCTCTGCTTCATGTTGAGGACGGACCTGGCAGATGGCGCTTGCCGATACGTGAACTTGCCGCCCGTCACCTTCTGGCGGGCCTTGCTGTACGCCTGCCAGTCCTGCTCATCCATCAGGTAGACGTTCACCGACTTCGGCGCCGCGGCGACCGTTACCTCGACCTTTCCCTGCGTCGGGAGCGAGAAGCCGTAGTACTTGGCTGCGCCCTCATCAAGCGACACGGTTTCTGAAACGACTGTCTCCGGGCCGGCAATCGCGCTGCGCACGCTCGCGCCCTGGTTCACGACCTTGAACGCGACGTAGCCTGCGCCAGCGAGCAGCAGGAACAGGACTAGGGTGAATGGCCGAATGCCGTTCTTGGCCTTCACGGGTTTCACGGGCGAGGGGGAGGCCGCGGCAGACGCCACCGTCGGCACGGGCGCGCCGCATTACGGGCACGCCGCCGCCTTGTCCGAAACGTCCCGCCCACACTCCGAGCACCTCACGAGCGCCATCTAGTCTGCCCTCCGTCGCAATGGAGTTTGAACCGACGCAGCTCCTCGTGTTTACTATGAGAGCATGTCGAATGTGAAGCTGTCCGACCAGAGGCTTCGTCGTAGAGCGACGGCACACGGACTCAAGTCCGTAGCGACTAGGAGTCCTTGTTGAATTTGGCGGAGCCACGGTCGCGATGGTCCGCGAGCGGCTCACTGCACTCGCGGAGAACCTCGCCAGTCGCGGTGCCCACGACTTTCTCGTAGTACCAGGGCGGGTCGCGGTTGCAATCGATGTACCAAGTCTTATGCACCACGCGACCCGAGCCATCCCGGCTCTGCTCGCGACCGACCTTCTCCTCGGCGACGGGCTCCTTCATGCCGGGACGTTTCAGCTTGAACGCGAGGCCATCGCTAACCGTGCACCTCTCCTCGTAATCGACGTGCCAGTTTCGGATGGTGCTCCCGCAGTGTGGGCACGGCGTACGGCCCCGCTGTGCTCGCCTCGGTCGAGGAGGCGTTGCGCGAGGCCTTCGGTGATCCGAGGTACGTACCCGCCGGCGTCGAGCTGCGGACCGACCACGGCCCGCAGTACACGGGCGCCGACTGCGCCGCGCTCGTCGAGAAGTGGGGCCTCGTCCACACGTTCGCACCGGTGGGCCGCCCGACCGGCAACGCCGTCGCCGAGCGGGTCATCCGGACGATGAAGGAGGAGGTCGTCTGGCTGCGGGACTGGGAGGGCGCCGACGAGCTGCGCGAGGCGCTCCTCGCCTGGCAGCACCGCTACAACACCCAGCGACCGCATCAGGCACTGGGCTGGAAGACGCCGTCCGAGCACCGCGCCGAGAAGCTCGGGGGCGGCGTCGAGAGAGCTGCGTAAGAAGTGAAGACCGTGCCGCTCAACTTGCCCGATTTCCGCCGGCGGCACTGTCTTGACAGAGGGTGGACACTACACAGTGTGGGCACGGCGCCGGCTCGGGAGTCTCCCGGATGTCGGAGGGCAGCGTCGCATGGCACCCGCTGCATTCAGTCCATTCGGCCATGGCAGGATGCATCCCGCCCGAAGGCAGGCCCAGCCGAGGCCGCCGAATCGCGACACGGCGCGGCGGCTGCTACCCCGAAAAGAGGACGCCCGTCATCGCTTTCTCGTGCGATGACGGGCGTTTGAAAGTCGGGGCGACTGGATTTGAACCAGCGACCACTTGCACCCCAAGCAGTCGTACCACTCGGACGCAACCTGCCGTCACGCTTTGTGAGTAGTATAACACCCGGCGATCATCGGTGATTTCAGCTAGTCTCGCGTCGTCTCACGAGCGCTCGCGTGATACACGAAAAGCGCACCCCGGGCGCACCCCGCACCCCAAACGCACCCCGGGTCGGCGGTGGAAGTGGTCGCTCCGAACGCGAAAGTGGTCGCCCATGAAGCACGTGGATCTGTCGAGCGAGTGGCTGGCGAACTGGAATCCGCGGCGGCGCGAGGAGGTGACGGACCGTCGGTGCCGCGGGCTCGTGGTCCGCGCCGGTCCGAGCGGCGCCAAGACGTTCTACCGCTTCACCGACGTTCGTGACCCGGACACGGGCAAGGCGAAGCGCAAGCGCATCGCCCTCGGCAGGTGGTCGGTGGACGGCGGGCGGGGCACGCTGACTCTGAGCGCTG encodes:
- a CDS encoding LysR family transcriptional regulator, with protein sequence MDLRELRAFLVVAAELSFRRAAERLHMSQPPLSRLIAGLERDLRVRLLDRSTRSVSLTAAGALLFREGPAVLERAEALESRVRERGRRSGQPLRIGLSTAGFATWVPERIARFEAQGEGRGVELTSNVPDRLLRDLQLGRLDAVCAEMADEEAPGLERWVVAEDAIGVLLPATHRLARRRALRLRDLEGETFVVHPRHEHAHLYESQQRALRAAGIRYRIVTKRPDESCPILVARGKGLLLAAPSFVRTRASNTRFLPLREPALTHRVALLWRGERASPELTALLDSLRRGAPRRGVARSR
- a CDS encoding integrase core domain-containing protein, which encodes MREAFGDPRYVPAGVELRTDHGPQYTGADCAALVEKWGLVHTFAPVGRPTGNAVAERVIRTMKEEVVWLRDWEGADELREALLAWQHRYNTQRPHQALGWKTPSEHRAEKLGGGVERAA
- a CDS encoding transposase — its product is MARIPRFALVERDSSNHCTWRAHDFERVLEEAGATDKFLELLGRYKEKYGIEINSYCLMGTHPHVTCTTRRDQEQFSRFWQVVNGQFARWYNRRRDRRGQVVMERMRSPRIQAEGAHQLTVMRYGDLNPVRAGLVRSPKDWKWSSYRHYAFGEPDPLIDDAPEYLALGKTGPQRRKAYQALFALPLSESLRTRRIDLVEYPFVGDAHWVMHRLDVAGLSPPD
- a CDS encoding DUF1360 domain-containing protein, encoding MPLPVEALWTCAVLAMVVSGTSFTITGTEVFEPMRRFLSARSEWLGHLTACFYCTSHWVTFLLVALCRPVLVSTGFLIVDLAISAFFVVQLAAYLTGLLFKSYSVIIPVKAAMQQAMEAARAAHRAPRTGTVGAASDADVPGAQEAG